A stretch of DNA from Paramormyrops kingsleyae isolate MSU_618 chromosome 15, PKINGS_0.4, whole genome shotgun sequence:
CATTCCTCTCACTCTCCTGTATCTTTTGTAGACTGTGTGAAATGCCTCAACATCTGAGGATTGTAAACAATTctgattttatattttgtttttgttaaaactTCACAAATAATTATCGTCAtgtcagaaaagaaaaaagaaatggcAGATAGTTTGCACAGACAAGCACAAGTGATTTTAAAGGTAATGTCTGTATAAAACATGTGGTTCATTATTGCTGGGGCCAGTTTGGTGTGGTTACCAGATTAAAAAAGAGCTACAAATGGACTGTTAAATAGTTTCAGGAGGCCTTGGATGGTCAGAAGAAAGATTGCGTGTCTGAACCCGGAGATAAAAAAGATTTGATAAAGGCAGTACAAGTAGGGTTCACATCAGGACACTTATAACAAGCCCCAGCAAGGCCTAACATGTAAAACGCTCACTGGAATGTTTTGTACATAGATAAGACATGTGTTCAGACTAGTACACAACTGTAACTGGTAAAAACATTCAACACTGCTAGTCATTCTATACTATTCAATTTGAAAAACTCATCACGTTGCTAAAACAAACTACAACAACCACAGGGAACAATTAAAACGGACAATTAAAATTGTAAGGTAGGGTGCAAACgcaaatatttgtatttttccaaCTACTTGGAAAATTCCACATGTAAACTCTAATTTTAAATGAATTCCCAGAGGTGTCTCATATACAAGAAAGATGTTCAAACTTGGGGGATCAGATGGCAAATCAAGTCTACTTCCTTCTATTAAAATCGcagatttgatttttttaaaattacaaaGAATTTTATAACTGAATTGTGTAACAATGTACAATTTGTCGATACCTGTGTATGCTGAAATGTATCATGtaaatcatttattaatgtattaatgatgtaaatcatttattaatgtattaatgtattaatgatgtaaatcatttattaatttattcatttcaaTTCTGTAGATGAAAACATAACTAGTAATACAGcatattgtatttttatacatgcaaataaataaataaataaataacgaaagttgttttttgattttatttCCGTAAAACGAATTAAGAATAATCCAGTACAGTCATATGCTATCTGTACCCTAATGGTGTTTTGTATACCAAAAATTAATCTGCCTTCAAAATGACAGGAGGCAAGCCGCAGCTACCTGTGATGACATTGACATCAGGGTACAGGTTCTCGGAAAGTTCCACAAGCCGGCTGTCCCTCTCAAAGGCCTCTcgcagctccttcttcaccgcTGCCGAACCACAGAGGCGATAGAGACCCACCACCTGTCAAAACACACAGCCGGGGTTCAGGCCCAGGTGGAGAAAGCAGTGCTGAACACCACACGATATCGAGCAAAGCTACTCATTGAGAAACGCAGCGCCGGCTCGCCATCGTTAATAACCGTAGACGTCGCTTTAGGGCACGTTCCTTTGTCTGTGGGCCAGTACAGTATTTCAGAGATGAACTCCCTGCGATGCTCATACATGTCTATGGCAAAGATAAATGGATTCTCTTTCTCCACAGATTTATTTTCTTAGGACACAATCTGAACAACTTCCACAATTTGACACATTGTTAACAGGAAATAATATCCCTACTTTTTGCCAATTTTCCCCCATTCATTTCTGGCTGAGACATAATGAAACCAACATTTCCTTCTGTCGTTTAGGACTTTCTGATCTACCGGTGATATATATTTCAGCATTAGGAAACAATTGCTTATTAGCACTTAAATTAAAGAAAACAGGAAGTTCTGCAGTGTTGACAGGACGGTTTGGCTGCTTCATAGCAGTGTTTTATAATCCAGTTCTCAGGAACACCCAGACGGTTCATGTTTTTACTCTCTCCCAATTtcctgggagttgggagggagcaaaaacgtggactgtctgggggggggggggtccccgaggactggtttgagagaCACCGCTTTATAGCATAATTACAGGAGCTAAGACCCAAGCTGAAAAGGACTGAGCAGCAAGACCTCCAAAGCCCACCATCTGAACGTCTCGCACTGATGCAGAAAGCAGCACTATGATCAGCTACCAAGGTTTTGGAAGTAACACTGAGGtgaaagtgattaattgtcatcgttgacacaccacagcacacaacaatgaaaagTATCCTCTGCATTCAACCCATACGTGACATAGTAGAGGACAGCTACTATTTAGAGGTCAGGGGTGGTATCTTGCaggttggggattcaaacctgctaCCTTCCAACCCCAACCACATTTCCCTAatcattaggccaccactgcccaccagCAGTAATGCTAAGCAAAACCAAATATATTTCTTAAAACAGCATTCGGCATTCTGTAACTGCACACAGGAGTGATTCACAGGACGCAACACATGTCATGAATCAGAGGCATTTTAAAACATCCGCTACGACCCTAAAGGTTTTGATAAGGAGATCAGGCGCTGTGTATTTAGGCTCATTTTTGTGCCGCCCCACAATCCCGCACCACTGGGGCAGCATGACTTTCAGTTCGTTTTCTTGCCCAGCTTAAGTGTCTAAGCTGGTGTTCAGGGCACAAACCATGTTTAAACGCATACCACAGATAGGTCCCGAGAAGCTCGCAGACAGAGGCCCAGTCTGTTGACTGAGCGAACATCAAAAGCCATAACAGCTGCAGGCCGTCCCTGTGTTTTCACAGCAATCAGGCACACTTCACTTCAGActtttcaccactgtgggacGCGCACCTCGTTTTTAACAGACTGAAATTAACTCCTGACCCTGATTATATTTTACAACATATcttgttattttgttgtttttttcccccccgagGAGTTTGTCTGTGCCGGGTGCCTTTGTGACAAGCTCTGTAAATTCCTTCTAATCTTCCGCTTATCTCTTTCTAGCACAGACTCAAATGCGGGCCAGAGCAAAAGGCTCCTTCCCCCTTTATACCAGTAAAAAGTTTCTGCACACcccaggtttttaccacttttccatttctttcagaaactgcagatttttttatttgtgttaagcattggaaagttgagttaACAACTATGAATGaaaatatgtgaaataaaacaagttttctttataacatggaaaaagTATGTACCAGTGCATGTCTGAAATCTTACTAACTGGTTGTGgggtgatggcatagtcaaattctaggctgtcctttaactttaaatgcactatgTAACTggttcatcccatgaaacagagcaatATTTAATGTctcttgtagaaagaatgccttgaattttttCTGCTGTTATAACGGCCAGAGGAGgctactttgatgaatcaatcACATCCTGCATGGTTCCTTGCTAAACCCAGCAGTCTCGAATGCCAGGAAAGGCTGCCCCGCTAATTAATGCCAAGCACCGGCGGGAGGGACTCCCCACTTTGGCGGTGCTGAAAGCTTAACGCAGCCCCGGAAGAATCAGGGAAAGCCCAAAACAGAGCGAGTGAGGAATAGCATGTGAACAGCGGCCAGACACATTTACTGCTGCAGCCTTGACTTTAATTAGTGAGAAACAAAAGCACAGTCTTACTCTGACTGCAGTAACTTCCAAAAGGAGAAGGGAATGTTAACTGGTGTCAATGTACCCATTCCTCGCACGCCTGCCCTGAACAAGGGGCCAAAATACTTTACCACTCCGCACAAAGCAGCAGAATCTAAAACAGAGACTACTTAGTGCACAATGACTGTCACAGGGCAGAAAGATCAGAAAACTACATTACACATCTTACTGAAAGATCAGAAGACAGTATCACACATCTTACTGAAATTCTCATTTTATATGATTTATGATTTATACGattggggcagtgtgtggcgcAGCCTGTTATGTCGCTGTGCCTGTTATCGGAAAGTTCATGTCCCATGATCATCACAGCAGTTTCACctttgggtccttgagcaaggcccttaacccccataAGCTCCAAGGATTGTAtaaccctgctttctgaaaaacCTACGTCACTTTGGAAGAAAAAGGTCTGCTaaatttagagaaaaaaaattgagtaCATTTCAAAACAATTAATTATACTTCAAAACTGGTTCATTATGAATCTCAGTCGTGAATTTGTCAGTTTGTCACCTAAAATAAAGATGTTCCCCGAGCTACAGTGGAATTCCGAGAAACTTATCGTAAGGTGAAAATATCGTAAgtcgaaaatgcattttaatacagtacacctaaccgaacaaacatcatagcctagcctcgcctaccttaaacatgcttagaacactgaCATGAGCctacagctgggcacaatcattaacacaaagcctatctTTTAATAAATTGTTGAATATTTAGTGAATGATCATACCCATCGCaaaagtcaaaatatcgtaaCGTATCGTATTTAGTTTcactgcatgcatgcatacatgcaaCACTCAAAAGCAAAACAAGCATCAGTGTCCGCAATCCGACAGACCAAGGCTGCAAAATTCTTAaagctaaaaatatatattgatttACCTGACACCCCCTCTTCTCAATCTCTGTGATGCACTTGTCAATTAGCACGGGCAACATGAGTCCGACATTCTCCCGCTCCACCACCTTCCACACCTCCACCCCGAACACCTGAGACTCGTGGTCGCCGTCGTCAGGCCCATCCAGCGAGTTCTTCCACTGCTCCATTAGGTTGAGCTTCACGTAGATGATGCCCCGCGGCTCCAGCTTGACGGCCAACTGGTGGGCCTTGCTGACCCTGAAGAGCGTGGGCAGCACCACGGTGCCGTGGCAACAGGCACGGTTCCTGCGTGGTGTGGGCTCCCAGCTGAACACCACCAACTTGAGGTGCTGAGCGTTCTCCAGCTCAATGTTGAAGGTGTGGTCCATGTCCAGGAAGGTGGTCCTGCAGGTAAGCAGGGCTGTGCGGGCTTTGTTGACACAATCCACTTGGATGGCACAGAAGACTTCTCGAGAATCCATGCGTGGTGGCTTCAGGTCCTCGGCCCCATAGAAGTGCAGGTTCATAAGGCCTGAGATGTACTGCGAGCACTTCGGCTGGTCCACAAAGCTATAGTGACGGAAAGCGTCAATGTCCAGCTCGTAGCCATGCGGCTTCGAGATGATGCTCGCTGGGGACTCCTTGCTCTTCCCTCCTTTACCTTCCCAACCATGTTTCCCCGACTTGGCTACCAGCTCCGGGGAGTCACCATCACTGAGGTACCCTCCTTTACTGGCAGACTTTGAGCCTTGACTACTCTTCTTTTTGTAATTGTTCTGTGTGGAAACACTGCTGTCTAAGTGGTAGCGGGAAATGACGTTTCTGCTAGCTGCTGTCTGGCCGCCCCTGGATGGGCGGCATGGGGGAGACTGGCTAGGGTCCACGCCATGGTTCAGTTTGGGTCCTAGGGGTCGTGGCTCTGCCTGGTTGACCGTGGAGGCTCCTTTCACACTCAGCTTCCTGCTCAGTTCTGGAAGCTTCCGCATCCTTATGGAGAGCTTCCTCACTGTGCGTGGAGACTTGATCTTTTCTGGGAAAGACCAGTTGATTGAACCGCCCTTCTTTGTGGGGTTGGGGCTTGACGGAGGCGAAAAACCAGAACCGGGCCCTTCAATGGTATCTAGATGGaacaaaaagacataaaataCAAATGTTTGTGTAAACACACGTTAAGGTTATTCTGCACAATAGTAAATATTAACCTGCATTTTGATCAATGATCAATTtgtatttaattattaaatgcTAGCTAAAAATCCATACGATAAAAATAGAAAAGTGTGATATATGATCTGAAATGGCTCAGCCAAGGACACCTCAGGTAAGTCATTagctataaatatatacatataaaatataaaaagatttCCTACTCTAAGACTCAGTCACTGCCCTCAAAATAACCTCCGTTGAATCCATATTCTGTTAGAACAAGTGAACAAGTAAATTATTCACTTCCCACAAACCTCCAGGCTAGACAGCTTTTGTTCTAAGTACGTCAGGCTGAAACCACCTACACTGACTTGCTTTCACACTTCGACATGGCATGAGACCAGTTTGATGActgttgtgtatttttttcaatGAGAATGAGAAATTCCTACTACTATCTCGGTCtgtgaaaacaaacacaatgcAGACAGTCTTTTACAGTGTTAACGGGATTTCCGCCAGCATTAGTTTCTTACTTATCTTACAGACAGAATCAGATAAGTTGATTCAGACCCAAACCCAGAAGGAAAAATTGTTCAATAGACTCTCCCATTATGGTCACTGTCTGATGAAAACAACAAATGTCCACTTTAAGACGATTGTGACTTTTTAGAATTGATGGAATATCTTCTCTGGAGAATGTAGTCTATTGATAGCATGTGACATCTAATTGGacaatgaaaagatgttttattaAGGCATCTATTTAActagtatttatgtttgtattagttaacatttgtattcataatGGTCATTCGTATTGATTACTTTATATTGCTACTTTTAACAACTTAGCGTTGACAGCTAAATAGCTAGCCAACTAACATCATCgttaattgtgaatataaagtGAGATTAGTTTGTATCTTGTTGACACTGGCTTATTTGCCTTGCTGACAACAATCCAAGTAAGTccatataaaaaagtaaatcaTTCACTGACAGCTGTGCAAAGATTTTTGGTGCTAAAGGTATGTCATGAACTGGTGGATTTTTGTAGAAATGTGTTTTTCATCTGTCAGCGACAGTATGGAATATTTTAATTATGACATGGTCTTGCGTGAAGGTTAGGCCGATTCGAGTGGCCTTCAAACTGTCTGACCATGGTGTGTCTCGTCACTAAATGCCAAAGAGTTTCCAAATGTTCATTCAAATAGAAACTTGAGTATAATTCCACTTCAGTTTTTGTTTGGAGATGCAGTTTCTCTGTACTTCTAAAACAAAGAGTGATTCTGTTGCTTCTTTGCAGCTCTGCGCAGAGCCACGGACTGGCAGAGGGGCCAGCTCTATTTTCAGAGTGCCTGCTGAGCTATTCTGGCAGGAGGGCCGGCTTGCGGGTCTGCACAGACCAGGGACAAAGGGACCCCTTGTCCTGCAAAGCAAAGCCCCGTCCAAGGAAGGGGGTGTCCTGCAGAATTCCCTAATAACCACGGCCATGTTTAGACCCCTTCTTTCATGAATATTTCCTTTTCACTATTCCTGCCAGCAATTTGCACAGATTATAAAAGAGGAAGCTGGTGGAGATATGCTCCCCAGATCCCAGCAGTGGGCTATTTAAGCGAGTAACAGTGAGCAAGCACAGCGGAAAATTCCAGATAACATCTGTGGGTCGGAACTTCGGGAACCCATGATTTTAAGGTCCTGGCTATCTAGCGTAGTGGTTCTGGTACTGGCAGACTAaagtgtagtttttttttctttttcacttctctTCAGGTTGACTATAACTTTAGTTCTAAGATAGTTTAGACATATTAAAATGGTTCCAGTAACATGACAATTTCTTTAAGTGAGTGCTTAACTGCTTGGCTAATTTGAAAACTTATACAGAGCAGTCCAGGACCAAAGTTAAAgcccagctaacagggaacgtTGCCAAAATTTTAGCTATCGTTATGTCAAGGTCTTCTCAAAGTTGGCAGAGAACGTTCTTACTGTTACGTGAAGGGAACGTTATTTCcacagtttacattttaacaaaggttctgCCAAGGTAAGCATGATACAATTATTACTTTAACATGCTTTTAATGGAATTAAtgttgaaaaaaatatataatattacttAATAAATAGCGATATATGCGCAAATTACAAATGCAAAATGCATCCTCAAACCCATAAACTTTGAAGTATAAAGCAATAACGTAACCCACTGCGCTATCATGCCcttcatttgcatttattttattagtcTAAGTAGTAGTTGTGGTACTGGGTTGAGTTTTGGGAACTTCAGGAAAACTGGGCCCAGTTTCTCGAAGCTTACTTAACGCTTAACACTTCTCAGCGTATTAAGAAGTCTTCGAGACACCAGGGCACTCTGAACATTTCCATACCTTAGTTGCAACCTTCTGTAAACGTTCCTAGAACAAAAAGTTGTTACTAATAGATTACAGTATGCCCAGTGTACTGATGTTGTGGTTACTGCTGAGTTTTCACAGCCTTCGTCTGATTGACTTTCCATATATTTTGAGTTCCGAATCTCTGTTTAGTTTTCCAAACACCGGTTCAGGAAACTATGACTGGACAGGCCATGTACTCAGTAGCGCAAATGGAAACAGGAAATCAGTTTGAAACACAACTCCCTCACCCGACGATCCTTTGCAAAAGCTTGAAACACAACCCAAGGTATGTCGGGACTGCTAGGCTAGAGGCTAGGAGCTGTGTTTTCCTCAATGAAACCCtgacccaacccccccccaggcacccTGCTTCTGATAACCCACACAAAACATTAGCCATTAAGCCCCTGATAGTATTTACAAGGACTAGAATGAACAAGGTTTGAGTAAAGCCAAGGTTTCTGACAGGCATGCCAGTCAAAGTATGGCCTTGTCCTTCTACTCGAAATGCAGTtttgtggtaaaaaaaaaaagtacacgGTGCCTCatatataaaacataataaaaataatataatataatagcattgaaaaataaacagaagCCACATTAACACCTGTGCATCAGCTCTCTTTCCTGCAAAGGAAAAGATGTTTGGCGTGTATGCTTAGGAATGCTAATTAAAGGTCTTTAAATGTagtaaaaaatacaaattttgcAATGACTTGTACGTTGCTCAGGTATAAGTCCTACAGGTTTACAAAACCTCATAACATTCCAAATACACAACGTGAACAGCAGTCACTCTGCCTGTGCATTCGTCACCTTCATTTAGCCTGACGGCTCAAATCGCATCCCAAAGGATTATGGATGTTTTAATGGTTTCAGGGAGTCGGTAACGTGTCAGTCAAAGCTCATCAACGTGACAGCAAAGCAAATTACATAAAATGCGGATTACTCTAAGAACTTTTACCTGGCCCAAACTCCTTCATGTTACACAGTAAAAGGGCTTTCCTAAAATATTATTACTGATTGTACTGTTCAGGCTTTAAGAGTAACCACAATGCTGTCGCTGCCAAGGATTTACAAAATGAATTTGGAAATCAAAGCAACAAATCAGCATCAGTAGTTTAAGATTCATAAAGGATATGCATCTAATTATATATGACCCACAATAGAATGTTTAAGTAGGAaagcttaaaataaataaataaataaataaataaataaataaataaacacttaTGTTTTGGGTTAATGCAAATTTTTTATATGTAACAAATTGCTTGGCCTTATTGCCTTAAGCTACAGAGTGATAAAATTCAGAGCCAAAAATTTCCTTGTGATTATATTAAACATATCtgacaaatataaatatttcccTGAAAACAAAAAATCTTGAGCATACCTGAAGGAAACCAtaaataattaaacattaaTGATGAAGTAGCCTAAACTAGAATACCATAATCTACACATTATGAAAACAGATTTACTGTTTCGAGTCAATGGAAAGCATGCATCGGATCACAAGAGGACTGAATTTTGCTTCCCAACACTGTAATGTTTAATGAGGAAGCTTGACTTTAGGTCAGTGACGGTTATGGGCATTGAGTGGTTTTTGTAAATTtgctcttttaaaaaaaaagaaaaatgagttTCCTTGTAACAAACATAGACAGGAGTTCATCTCTTCATGCAATATAATGTGACATTCTCCAAATTTCCAAACCATAGCTAAAGTCAAACATAGATAAATATAGTAATTGTTTCGGTATTAACATAACCGCTTTTATGTCAAGCTAGCGAGAAATGACATACTATCCAACTGATTTATGAGATGtattttaaactaatttaaACTTGTCATATTAatacaaatttatattatttataatgtatGGTTTATTTGGTGTTTGGTATAAAATGGCATGAATGACTATTGCAAATTGACTCCTCCTATTACTGGCAATAGTAAGAATGCAGAGTCATACCGTACCTAGGGCTGCTGCCCTGGGCGTGGGTCTCCCTTCTGACGCCTTGCACACAAACATCTGCCTGTGCAGCTGTGCAGGTTCGCTGGAATGTACGGCATTTGCGTGACCAGCCTCATTCCCCAGGCCACCCTGACACTCGTCTGTGCCTTCCGGACTGGTCGGAGACGGCCCTCGAATCCTCCCCGCATCCCCTCCGCTCGGTGTGCCCCGGGGGCCCTGTGGTTCTGACCCGGGGGGTGCCTGCGGCCGTACCGCCGGGTCACGGGGCAGGTCCAGCTCCTCATCCTCGGGAATGGGGTTATACCAGATCTCT
This window harbors:
- the syde2 gene encoding rho GTPase-activating protein SYDE2 isoform X2 is translated as MADPLRRTILAKLRGKKSKKGSAVAGFSLSANGGGEALIENVHNSITATVEVRTGRANEPPLNTITVSKKRNWLQQSSVKSLSAEGSMLLEEDEARGAKSASTLSEAHWTNLTAPSLGLCKQPCPQPAHTAVSQDESTPQPGSADPSEENDADDEGEIWYNPIPEDEELDLPRDPAVRPQAPPGSEPQGPRGTPSGGDAGRIRGPSPTSPEGTDECQGGLGNEAGHANAVHSSEPAQLHRQMFVCKASEGRPTPRAAALDTIEGPGSGFSPPSSPNPTKKGGSINWSFPEKIKSPRTVRKLSIRMRKLPELSRKLSVKGASTVNQAEPRPLGPKLNHGVDPSQSPPCRPSRGGQTAASRNVISRYHLDSSVSTQNNYKKKSSQGSKSASKGGYLSDGDSPELVAKSGKHGWEGKGGKSKESPASIISKPHGYELDIDAFRHYSFVDQPKCSQYISGLMNLHFYGAEDLKPPRMDSREVFCAIQVDCVNKARTALLTCRTTFLDMDHTFNIELENAQHLKLVVFSWEPTPRRNRACCHGTVVLPTLFRVSKAHQLAVKLEPRGIIYVKLNLMEQWKNSLDGPDDGDHESQVFGVEVWKVVERENVGLMLPVLIDKCITEIEKRGCQVVGLYRLCGSAAVKKELREAFERDSRLVELSENLYPDVNVITGVLKDYLRELPYPLISKNLYEAVLDSMAKRPLRIGANGNENDHSDSEHTVGLLEILPEVEKATLRRLLDHLKLVASHHEVNKMTCQNLAVCFGPVLLSQRQEASSHSKRVFIDSEELASALHFKKHIEVLHYLLQLWPVIDSQSAAASPVKEPPAEVAVAPQYLRRRRERPQVLNVSEEEIAGVLRPKPGRLDSPSNRYAGDWSRCGESYLQPLKAPVSEDVDYDDVPSEDVQDTGDLQEKPEQAPPAEEEKGGRQGEEQGEESSSVDVRAHVPTGPVFTTQQHLVNEHRYQAFVKIQNFTPVLSNRVNLKDLQESIDTLIGNLERELNKNRISVG